The genomic segment AATGAAGGAATGCTTTCCATTACTCCAAAAGTACAAGCATAAGCTTCCCTATCAAACATTCTTCCACCACGAATTACATAACCATTCTCAGCATCACCACTTCCGTCCATGCTCCCACCTGTGATGTTTAATTCTTCATATATATGAATGTTTTTTCCTGGAACATGTCCATCTCTAATTAAAAATACCGCAGCAGAAAGTGATGCAAGTCCAGCACCAACCATATAAGCATTTATTTTTTCTACATCAATAGTTTGATCAAAATTAAATCTCATTTTAAACCCCTCCATTTGAAAAATTATGCCATAAGCCATAAGCCTAGGTCAATTTTGTATTTACCAAGTTAACCAAGTACATGCACTTTCAATCACTTGCATGCACTTGCTATAGATACAATATAAATTCAAACGAAAGGATTGTATATAATCAAATTTGTAAAACTGTCTAAAAAACATACATATGTCTTATAGTGTATAGTAAATAAAAATTAATTTATTCTATAACTTTAATATTTAATAGTGGCATTGCAATTACTTCTTTGTATTTTTTGGGAGCTCCACGTGCATATTTTAAATCCACATTATCACCAACCTTGAGCTTTAAAACTTCCTTTGCAACAGCCCTACCTGTGCTTGTATAATAAACTGTTTCTTTACTATCTTTACCGACAACTATAAAAACAATGTTTTCAATAGTTTCAATATTTTTTACAACGCCACTAAAAGTCTCTACCCCAGTAGTTTCAGGAAGTATAGTTTTAGGATTTTTATTCTTAGAATTTACACTACCATACATAAAAAAAATCCCTACTAAAACTAAACTTACAATAATCAAAGCATATTTAGATTTACATGACAAATCATTCACCTCTGCATTCATATTTCTTATTTTTCAAAATTCAGATTTTATTTCAACTAATATAGTTTATAAAATGCTAGCTAAAATCCAACTCTATGGAAGTTTCAAAATAATGATATTTCACTTTCAATCTTGATTCGTCGAGGGGGTTGTTAATAAGAACTATCTACCATATGGTATCCCCTCATTCTTTAGCAATATATCTAATTTATCAATCAATAAATCTATTTCTAATAATATTGTTATATCATTTACTGCTGAATACTTTAAAATATTATTAACGTTTATTCCCATATCTGTAGGCACTCTTAAATTATTATCTTTTATGATCTTAAGAATTTTTTTCTCACCTGGATGCGGCATTTCATTTATTGCAAATATAATATCAAAATAACTTGCAAACAATGCTGCTACTCTATGATTTACACTAATAAAATCATTTCTTTTTAAAGCCTTCTCAATTTGATAATAATATGAAGGCATTTGAAGCTTTAGTAGTGGATAGTTCTTTTTTATTATGTTTTGCTTTAATTCATAAGGATATCCTATCTCATATTTCTGTTTCAGCTTATTTAAATCACCATTTTTATCATACAGTATAATCGAATTTATGAAGTTAGCCCAAAAGCAAGTTGTATATCCTGCATCTGCTTCACATTTTACTAAGTTTCTATTTAATAAACCATCAATCCAATCTAAGTCTCTATATATAATTTCTACTGGGATATTACCTTCTTTTAGAAATCCATCATCTTCGGTTTCCCAAAAGGTATTATTTAGTTCCATGTAACTACAATATTTATCAGTAATTACCTTTCTCTTTAATATTGGTATTTCCTTAGATGTATAAATGTATATATCATAATCCGAATCTTTATCATTAGTTTTTGTTGCGTGTGATCCAGCTAATAAGATGCCCTCCACTTCTTCTATTTTTGAGAAAGCATTAACCAGTGACCTTACATTTGCATTAATATTCATAAAAAATTCACTCCTTTTCATTATTAAATTTGCGTATATATGTTTTAAATTTATTAACCGCTATTAATTAATTCTTTCACTTCCTTTTCTTTCTCAAAAAGAAGGCAACCACCCGCATGTTCTCCAATCAGCATTCCTGTTTCATTAAGTTTTGTAAATAGTGGCGACTTCAGAGCCTCTCTTAAAGTACATTCCTTTAAGTTTGTATCAGAATAAGGTGAGAAAGGACAGGGTTCTGCTGAACCATCTACATTAATGTGGAAGAAGCCTCTTCCAGCTGCAAGACATCCCCCTGAATATTTCTCATCACCAGGAAAGGATAGAAAAATAGCATCTTCATAGTGCTTTCTAAGTTTGTGCTGCTCACATTCCAATTTTTTGCGCTCATTCTCAGTAGGTGCAAGCTTCCATGTTTCTTTTGTCACGGGCACGTATTCTACAAAAACTAATGCCCTACAGCCTTTATTGTATAGCTTGTCAAAAAAAGCTTTACTGGAGACAGTCATGAAATTTTCAGTTGTCACCGTAGCAGAAGCCCCAAACAAAATACCTTTTTCCTTAAGTTTGTCCATTACATTCATTAAAACTTCATAAGTTCCTTCCCCTCGCCTACCATCTGTCTGCTCCATATCTCCTTCAATGCTAAGTATAGGTACAAGATTTCTATTTTCATGGAATAGCTTTATATACTCTTCCTGGAGCATTACACCATTGGTGAATATAGGAAACATAATCTCTTTCACCTTTGCTGCTTTTTCTATAACATCTTTTCTCATTAAAGGTTCTCCACCTGCAAGCAGTATAAAAGAAATTCCAATCTCCCTAGCTTCCATAAAAATACTTTCCCATCTTTCGGTAGACAACTGTTGTTTTTGTACTCCTTCTCCACAGGAGTTAAATTCCCTTGCATAGCAACCTTTACAAAACAGGTTACATCTACTGGTTATGCTAGAAATCAAAAATGCAGGAACATTTTCTCCTTTTCTTTCAAATCTCCCTCTCTTCTTTTTTGCTTCCCTACTTGATAATACATATTTTAATACAAATGCTGTTTCTTTTGTATTTTTAAAGGATGCCTTTAATATCCCCCTTACAACATTTTCAATGCCATTATTCATATATTCAGATAAATTGAAATTACTATTCATTCCTTCATCTCCTACAGCTATAATTACTTTATATTTGTCTATCAAACTGTTTTACAAGCTTTATGTAATCATCATTTTCAAGTATTACGACAGAAAATTCCTATTTAATTATACCATAATTACCTTAAATTGGTGTGCAGAGTTCAATCATTGTTCCTCTTGAAAATGGTGAAGTGATAGCACCCGTTATATCAGAAATTTTGCTGTAGCAGAATTCCTGAATATTCTTTATTTTGTATTTGTCTATTTACTGGTAGATGTCCTACACTTATAGGGTATGCACCATTACCATCAACTATAACATTTCTTTCAATACCAACATTGTCTGGTAAATCTAATAATGTACCATTATTCATCACGTTTAGCCGGTTTCTCATAATTATTCACTGTATATAAAACTGGCTTCCCTTTAATTTTCTCTATTCTTCCTTCTCTAATTAAAGCATTTAAATCACTGCAGGCATTAGTTCTTTGTATGTTTAATTTTTCAGCTATTTCAATAGCTGAAAATCCACTAGCCTTATCGTCACTTTCATAAATGACTTTGCATGACGTATTAAATAATTCAAATTTTTCAAAACATAATTCTCTATTTACTGATTTTAAATCTTTAGCTACATTCATAATTAAACTTTCCTTTTAAAATGACGTTAAAATATGAAATATAGTGAATTCCTTGAATAAATTGTATATAATAAGATTATAGGAAGGTGAATTTATGAAAAAGGGTTTCACAATAATTTTTACTAAAATGTTTTTGGCAATTGTTCTTTTTACTCTCTCTACATTTGGACAACAAGTATATGCTTCGGGAACTAAAACATATAATTTATCTAGGTATGCTATTAATGT from the Clostridium sp. CM027 genome contains:
- a CDS encoding DUF4037 domain-containing protein, which produces MNINANVRSLVNAFSKIEEVEGILLAGSHATKTNDKDSDYDIYIYTSKEIPILKRKVITDKYCSYMELNNTFWETEDDGFLKEGNIPVEIIYRDLDWIDGLLNRNLVKCEADAGYTTCFWANFINSIILYDKNGDLNKLKQKYEIGYPYELKQNIIKKNYPLLKLQMPSYYYQIEKALKRNDFISVNHRVAALFASYFDIIFAINEMPHPGEKKILKIIKDNNLRVPTDMGINVNNILKYSAVNDITILLEIDLLIDKLDILLKNEGIPYGR
- a CDS encoding radical SAM protein gives rise to the protein MNSNFNLSEYMNNGIENVVRGILKASFKNTKETAFVLKYVLSSREAKKKRGRFERKGENVPAFLISSITSRCNLFCKGCYAREFNSCGEGVQKQQLSTERWESIFMEAREIGISFILLAGGEPLMRKDVIEKAAKVKEIMFPIFTNGVMLQEEYIKLFHENRNLVPILSIEGDMEQTDGRRGEGTYEVLMNVMDKLKEKGILFGASATVTTENFMTVSSKAFFDKLYNKGCRALVFVEYVPVTKETWKLAPTENERKKLECEQHKLRKHYEDAIFLSFPGDEKYSGGCLAAGRGFFHINVDGSAEPCPFSPYSDTNLKECTLREALKSPLFTKLNETGMLIGEHAGGCLLFEKEKEVKELINSG